One window from the genome of Pedococcus badiiscoriae encodes:
- a CDS encoding DUF6295 family protein produces the protein MCTYATVSEQVDGSAKGPGGEWFHVTDATVYYDHPVHALAEHTLNIDLADLSRGPGARVAVELTRDSATQLVRAIQTALASAPEGV, from the coding sequence ATGTGCACCTATGCCACGGTGTCCGAGCAGGTCGACGGAAGCGCCAAGGGGCCGGGGGGTGAGTGGTTCCACGTCACGGATGCGACGGTCTACTACGACCACCCCGTGCATGCGCTGGCCGAGCACACCCTCAACATCGACCTGGCCGACCTGTCGCGGGGTCCCGGCGCGCGCGTCGCCGTCGAGCTGACCCGCGACTCCGCGACGCAGCTGGTCCGCGCGATCCAGACAGCCCTGGCCTCGGCACCCGAGGGCGTGTGA